The DNA segment ATGACGTGCGCGTATTATGAGACTCGCGTTTGAAGGAACGGCCTTCGAGGCGAGGCGTGTGCACACAGGCCATGCAGCGACAGATAGGAATAACCTTCCCTCGTTTCACACAGAACCATTCCTCCAATTGTCCAAAATCACTATCATCCATTGGgcccaccgcacacacacaaccacacccCGGGAGGTGATACTGACAGTCagtatctcgctctctctttctctttgtgGTTCTCTTTCGCTCACCCTGCCTATTTAGCCTGGTAGGGAGACTGATAAGAACGCTGTAAGTCGCTGACCGAGATGTCGCTGGGTGTGTTGGTGGTCGTACACACAAGTAGTAGCGTTAAAATGTGTTCCGGTTAGGTGGGGGGCCTTTAGTCAGCATCTCGAACTCGTACCGCTCGGACCGCGCGCCAGGTTCGTTCGCCAGCACAAAAGGTCGCGCGTGGTTGAGTGCTACAGTTGATAAAGCACCGGGCGAAGGATCGGATCCATGCCGGGAGCGCCTCGGAGGATtcggattgtgtgtgtttgccgtcTTGTTTGCGCTACGCTTTTCTCCGCACAGTGTTGCTGTTCCGTCCAATATTATTAACTTCTGTGTGaccgagagggagagagagagcgtttAGAGTTAGACGAGCGACAAACgacgaaaatgcaaaagaAATCGAATCAGTGAAAGCGGGAGTGTGAGAGCAAGAAAAGATTAGAACAAAGAGGCCATCTTGGTAGTGAGTGATCGGTAGTAGATCGGTGGATCATtgctacgtgtgtgtgtgcattttgtgcTAACTCTTGTTCCaacgtgtgcttgtgtgtgtgtgtgtttcatggtGAATGCAAATAAGCCGCAACTTGCTAACAGCCCGGAATGAGTAGTAATTAACACGTTAAGATAACGCTTCCAGTGTTGTGACAGTGTCGTAGTGTCCTCTGGCTGTCTCGACACCGGCTTTAACCCAAAGAAAGCACATCTAACCTtaaatgacataaaaaatataaaagcaaaaagcaaCCAGCGTCGCGACAAAACACACGGCACAACAATGCTAATCAACAAAGAAACCATCCCGTACAGGATGGGCCTGCAGCCCTTCTACTACTACCAATCGTCACCGCCGGTGCAGAATGAGCGGCTCGGCGGCTACCACCCGATAACGCCCCCGTACCACCATCCGTACGACTTTATCCTGCCGATGCAATCGTCGCCACCGGGCTCGATGCCGGCCAGCGCAACGGTAGCGGCGGTAgcggccgccgccaccgccggtgTACCCGTGCCGACCGATCGTCTTCGGTCGCCGGCCTCATCAACCGGCTCGTCGCCTACGTCTGTCGGCTCATCGCCACTGTACTTCTACCTGAACGGGCGCAACACCGGCACGGAGGGAGCTGCCGTGTCGGGAAAGGATCAACTTGCGGCAGGGCCGCTTTCACCACCCCACACACCACCATTGCGCGATCGCTCGCCCTGCCCACTGTCGGGTCGGGGTGAAGTGCTCGGTACCGGCAGTACGGCAGCGCAGCGCAACTCCGTCATTATGAAGGTGCAGAATCAGCAGGTCGTCCCGATGCAGGGCGAAACCGACGCGAGCAGCTCGCAGTCCGAGCCGGACACGGTGGAGGAGTTTGTCTGCCGCTGGGAAAACTGTTACTGGTAAGGAAGGCGATGGTTTTGTCGATTAGAAGTGGGATATTTTGTGAATTTCGCTGTCTCATTTCTAATAGGGGTACTTCTTACTAGATGGCGCTGTTCTGCTCTCGTTTAAAACTAATCAGAATTTACGATAGAGCTAGATAATTCATTTATTGCTTGTGAAGGAGTCAATACTATTGCACTTTGAATGCAACACGTACAACAGTCTTCAATGAAACTTATAAAAAAGCTTAATATACTTGAGCCTAATTTGCTTTTTGGCTGCAGCAGACAGATGGCGCTGCAATTGAAGCATTCTAAGTTCTGTTACGATTTCAACAGTCTTAAATCAGCAGTAAGAGCATTGCAACCCAATGATCATTTAgactttttttgtaatttagaGGCATTTCAAGGAAAGTTCcttattttatttactcttAAAACGGGACAGGTGACACCCTGTACCATGTACCGACTATcgtaagttgtttttttactccCAGAAAAGATCTCTCCAGGCAGTTTGTTATCTTTTTCCTCGCCACCGCGGATCATATGATTGTCGCGAGATATAAGAGCCAAGATGAGACTGGAGAAGAAGCGAACGTTTGCTCCTCCGGCTGTCCAACCACGTAAAGCAAACAGACAGCCCCAGCCTTCCCTCTTCCCTTTGGGGCCACGTTCTTATTCTGCCTTCCCTGAGTCGCACGTTTTCTGTTGTACCGTGTGCAGATGTCAGCGTGAATCTAGCGAGAAGCTCTCGTTCATCGTTCATTGTTTATCGTGGTACGATTCCAGTGGTACGAAGAGCACCACAAATTTGGAATCAAGTTAGCATATTTTGGTGAAGGAAAtgtaaatataatataataaatcTAATTGTATTGTCAAAACTGAGGACTTTTAAGCAGAAAATGCTTTGAAAatcattttgaaatttttaaacaattcttAGAATCTCAGATTCTGAACATGAATTCGGCGAAAAGGGCTTATCAACAAGTGCTCTTGAGTAGTCTAGCGCCTACTGATgaaatttttgtgtgtgtgagtgtctgtgCCTCGATTTTGATTGGGCTCCCATCTCGTGCGAGGCGTTTTCGCCCGCTTTGGCTCATCCAAAGGCGCGTTACTGATAAATGCGTTAGCACGCTCTCACCCTCGCCAACCATTCCCTGCCAGCGGAGCAGCAAATTTACAGCTTCTCTAACTCGTGACGTATACCACcgccggtggtggcggtagtGCCTATTTTGAGCGCGTTTTGTTATGCCCCTTGGTCAAACACCAGGTTTGATAAGGCATGGTTTCGcaacattgaaataattacACCATGGTGGTGGCAAGCGACCAGTGGACCACATCCAAAGCCTTGCTAAacctgcaaacaaaaaaacaggcaaaaaTCCCAAAATCTATTTCCGGTTGTGATGAGCCAACGATTCCGGCCGCACAAAACACCTTCGAACCTTCGTCGAAAAGCTTGATTAACCCGCACCACGACCAAGCCCTTTCCGCGACCATGCGGTGAGATAATGAtcgtatcatcatcatcaacccgGGGGAAACCGGGGACCTCGGTCCGGTGCGGCCAAACAATTGCGGCCAGCCGGTGTGTTCGAGGTCGATATATCTTATCGGCACAATATCAGCCGGCCTGTGCGTGACGTTGACCCGTTCGCTCACTTTCAGCACTAACACCGCGCGCTAAGAAACTCCCACTAATCGTTCCCTCTCTTTCTGCAGCGTGTTCTTCAAGCTGGAGGATCTGGCAAGTCACGTTACGCAGAAGCACGCCGTCATCGGGCTGGACGGTTTGTACTACTGCCGCTGGGAGCGCTGCCTGCGCCAGGACCGTGGCTTCAACGCGCGCTACAAGATGCTGGTGCACGTGCGCACCCACACGAAGGAGAAGCCGCACCAGTGCGGCAAGTGTGGCAAGTGTTTTTCGCGCGCGGAAAATCTGAAAATTCACCTCCGCTCACACTCGGGCGAAAAGCCGTACGTCTGCCCGGTGGAGGTAAGTTGCACCAGCAGGCTTGGATCTTGGATGTGCGGTGTAAACTAATCTCTGCTTTTGCTCTGCCACTTGTAGGGATGCAACAAAGCGTACTCGAACTCTTCCGATCGGTTCAAGCACACCCGAACGCACTCGAACGACAAACCGTACGTGTGCAAGGTGCCGGGCTGCAACAAGCGCTACACCGATCCGTCCTCGCTGCGCAAGCACGTCAAAACGTTCAAGCACGCGAACCTGGACGGCTGCTCGCCCCTGCGGCTGCCGGATGTGTGCTGCATGGAGTACGAAAGCTACTCCCAGGACAGTACGCCCCGCTCGGATGCGACCGGTTCCTATCCGGACTACGATTCCGAGGACGACGGTGGTGCGCTGATCGATGTGGTGTGCTGCGACGAGGAGGCCCGGCTCTATCCCGAGTACGGGCCGCAACGTTTGGCGGGCTGCGAGCATCCCGGGTGCTGTCAGCAGTTTAAGCACGGTGCCAGCTACTGGGGCTTGATGGAACAGGCGGACGATTCCCGGCGCCAGCTGATGGATGGCGAGCAGCTCGAACCGTGGGACAACGGCAACGGTACGGCATCGCGCGAAGACGACGCACGGTGCGGGGAaggtgtcgtcgtcgtcggtgctGCCGGGGCGGGTGAGCGTCCGGAGGTGCCGAGGCTGCTCAAGATGGACGTGGAAGATGGTCCGCTCGATCTCAGTGTACATCACCgatgaaagtatgcaattgaGGAgatgttgtttggtttttttatttcgttgttTTAAAAGAGGTGCGCGTAGTAAGCGTAACTTATCCCCATAACCTTACTTTCCCGTGCTCCCTTTTCCCTATCCTGTCCCACACCACCTTCCCTTTGTTTCTGCAttgaaacaaacatttttaacTGTGTTCTGCAACGCAACTGATGGATTTTGTAGTCTGTAAGgaaacaagttttttttattattattattactttaaTATTTTACACACAACATGCAAGCAAATaagcaaacaagcaagcaaacaaaacatatctATAACAAAACGTTTATCTTTATTGTGTAATGCCGCAAGCGagcaaaactaacaaaaactaCATGTTTAGCTGTAACGATACGATCGAACACTAGTGCAATGTGCTGCGAATGTTTTAAACTTCATATGGCGGGCGGGCAGCtccccacaacaacaacacacacaataaaatgGTGCAAGTGTAGGTTTAGTAGGCTAGAACAATAATGCTAGAAGGATTTGTGATTTTGATGGCAAGAGAGATGGAAGAAGCGAGAAAGAGGaaatggagaagaagaaataagaagcagaaaaagatgatcaagaaagaagaagaaagctgaacaaTAGAAGTAAAGGGGAAAGAagtaaaaaggaaaagaaaaaggaaatagaAGAAGTACGAAGAACACAGAAAAAGGAGATATAGGAAGAAGAAAGATGACGAAATAAGAAGaaggaagcagaagaaaaagcagTACAAGAAGAcggaataagaagaagaatgagaagaaagtagaagaagatgaaataagaagaagaaacaaagaatAGGAGAAtgggaagaaagaagaagaaagaagaagaaagaagaagaaagaagaagaaagaagaagaaagaagaagaaagaagaagaaagaagcaagaagaagcaagaagaagcaagaagaagaaagaagaaggaagaagaagaaagaagaagaaagaagaagaaagaagaagaaagaagaagaaagaagaaaaaagaagaagaaagaagaagaaagaagaagaaagaagaagaaagaagaagaaagacgaagaaagaagaagaaagaagaagaaagaagaaataagaagaaagaagaagaaagaagaagaaagaagaagaaagaagaagaaagaagaaagaagaagaaagaagaagaaagaatgagaaagaataagaagaagaaacaagaagagagaaagaaaggagTACATAAcatttctttctccttttattCTATTCTTTTTATTGAATGAGACAGAAAACACGAATGTCGAAAAGGACAAAGCTTAAGAGCAAGAATAGAACAGCACGAGAATAGGTGTTACTAATGGAGGAGAAcattaaaacagaaaaaaagagtaaagaaagagagcgtgtttgtgtgcgagaGAGTGACAGTACAAttatagaaaaacaaacaaacggaacaACACTCTGTGGTGTGTATTGAAACTCAACTTCTTTTAACTAATGCAGTGCAACACGAAAACAAATACTTACTTGTTACAATCTTTAACCCATTTATGTGGTGTGGTTGAATAAAGCAAACCAAAAGCAACAAGCGCGTTTTTCGGGAAGTGAAGGGACTAGGGTAAAGTAGCAAATTGGAATCAGAAACATCCTTTAGTTTTGgcatttattatttcttttttagaaaaatattATGTCCACTATGTTGATGTCCACTAAGCTTTATTTCTGTGGCTTCGACCCAATGGGAAAGGAAGGTAAACTGGgagctccaccaccaccaccacctccgcccaagccacctcctcctccacccaGTGCACCAATCACCGTTCCAAGCATCCCCGGATTGAACGGCGTAATGATGGCCTGAAATGTGCCCAGTATCAGCGATGCCTGGGGCGACCCGCTCGATTGCTGTCCACCGGCACCGAGTTCCGGTAGACCACCGCCTCCACCGAGCAGTTCACCCAGGCCGGGTAGAGGTTTCGCTGTGGTTGGCTTTTCACTGGCAGTGGTCGTCGGAAGTGGTGGTCGTAAATCCAACGGTCCTGCCCGTGCATCCAGATCGCCAGCAACATCGGGCGGTGTTGGTGATTGTTGTGTATCATCCGGCAAATCCCCGAAAGATGAGTTACAGAGCAACAGCACAAATAGTAGCACAAGCAGGCGTAGCTTCTGTTGTGTCATGTTTTTAACTTCTGTTACAAGCTCCGTTGGACGCGGTCTGCAAGACTTCTTCAGTACGATCGCTACGAAAGACTGCTTAAATGCAACTCCGAGCTGGAAAACGTTTCCGGACAAATGGTTTCCGGCCTCTTCTGGGGGTGAAAAAGCATTTGAGTCGCTGCAATAATTACACACCGGTTCGCGGTGATAAGAGAGCCGGTACGTGCGTTGGTATTATTCAATTAACATGCGTTATGCTGGCCGAGAACGGTTTCACCCCAAGGGTTCGAAAAGTTATGAGCAACACACGATATGGACTATCAACTCGGGCCGGGGGTCAGGTTGGCAACCCACTGTTCGTTGCAGTGTGGGGGGGTTTTTTCGCACAGAAAGCGGAAATCGTTAACCTGAACGATGTGGTGGTGCGTTATTCAATGCAAATCGGGCAGAAAAATGTTATTGGAATGTTTTGGGCGAATTTATTAAGTCGTTAGTCGTGCCGCGTACGAGCTTGTTGCGTTATTTATGGGGCATTCCGTTTTGAGTGGTGCTGTGAATTTTGGAAACAaaggaataataaaaaaagaaaagtaatgCAATTTACTTCCTCTAGTTTGCCTAAGGTTATGCAATTTGCACGACACTTACATCAGAGGTGAGCAACTTGTTGCGATTTAAGTTGAAACTGATTAGTTTTTGGTCTTTTTGGGTAAGTTAACTatatataaaagaaaatatgtGTGTTCTTTGGTTCTTG comes from the Anopheles coluzzii chromosome 2, AcolN3, whole genome shotgun sequence genome and includes:
- the LOC120950499 gene encoding zinc finger protein GLI2; translated protein: MLINKETIPYRMGLQPFYYYQSSPPVQNERLGGYHPITPPYHHPYDFILPMQSSPPGSMPASATVAAVAAAATAGVPVPTDRLRSPASSTGSSPTSVGSSPLYFYLNGRNTGTEGAAVSGKDQLAAGPLSPPHTPPLRDRSPCPLSGRGEVLGTGSTAAQRNSVIMKVQNQQVVPMQGETDASSSQSEPDTVEEFVCRWENCYCVFFKLEDLASHVTQKHAVIGLDGLYYCRWERCLRQDRGFNARYKMLVHVRTHTKEKPHQCGKCGKCFSRAENLKIHLRSHSGEKPYVCPVEGCNKAYSNSSDRFKHTRTHSNDKPYVCKVPGCNKRYTDPSSLRKHVKTFKHANLDGCSPLRLPDVCCMEYESYSQDSTPRSDATGSYPDYDSEDDGGALIDVVCCDEEARLYPEYGPQRLAGCEHPGCCQQFKHGASYWGLMEQADDSRRQLMDGEQLEPWDNGNGTASREDDARCGEGVVVVGAAGAGERPEVPRLLKMDVEDGPLDLSVHHR